One stretch of Burkholderiales bacterium DNA includes these proteins:
- a CDS encoding DMT family transporter codes for MARGAAPTFLVLGGAVAVVCTASILIRYAQAEGASSLAIAAGRLGIAAAVLAPFALPKLLREWPALSLRSFSLCAASGLFLAAHFWTWIASLEYTSVASSTVLVTTNPLWVALASAWLLRERPTMATLAGIALTVAGSAAIFASDTGDARAGAAPVLGNSLALLGAIAASGYLLIGRSLRATVSLTSYVWLAYAAAAVALWVALLVREGPGAPASAAAWWFIAALALGPQLLGHTAFNWALRRLSATFVAVAILGEPVGSALLAWMLLDERFAALQLAGFVLLLCGIFVAARGEKPV; via the coding sequence GTGGCGCGCGGAGCCGCACCGACTTTCCTGGTGCTCGGCGGCGCCGTGGCCGTCGTCTGCACCGCGTCCATCCTCATCCGCTACGCGCAGGCCGAGGGCGCTTCCTCACTGGCGATCGCGGCCGGGCGCCTGGGCATCGCCGCTGCCGTGCTCGCGCCCTTCGCGCTGCCGAAACTCCTGCGCGAATGGCCTGCATTGAGCCTGCGCTCGTTTTCGCTGTGTGCGGCATCCGGCCTGTTTCTCGCGGCACACTTCTGGACCTGGATCGCCTCGCTCGAATACACGTCGGTGGCGAGCAGCACGGTGCTGGTGACGACCAATCCGTTGTGGGTGGCGCTCGCCTCGGCCTGGCTGCTGCGCGAGCGGCCGACGATGGCGACGCTGGCGGGAATCGCGCTGACGGTCGCGGGAAGCGCGGCGATCTTCGCCTCGGACACGGGCGATGCCCGCGCCGGAGCCGCGCCGGTGCTCGGCAACAGCCTCGCGCTCCTGGGCGCCATCGCCGCTTCCGGGTATCTCTTGATCGGACGATCGCTGAGGGCGACGGTCAGCCTGACGAGCTACGTGTGGCTCGCCTATGCCGCGGCAGCGGTCGCGCTGTGGGTGGCGCTGCTCGTGCGCGAGGGCCCGGGGGCGCCGGCGAGCGCCGCAGCCTGGTGGTTCATCGCGGCGCTGGCGCTCGGCCCGCAACTGCTCGGCCATACCGCGTTCAACTGGGCGCTGCGCAGGCTGTCCGCGACCTTTGTCGCGGTCGCGATTCTCGGCGAGCCGGTGGGCTCGGCCCTGCTCGCCTGGATGCTCCTGGATGAACGCTTCGCCGC